tattttattccatggTAGTCCTACTCTTGCTGATCTGACCCTGATGCCACTTTGGACTTCCTGCCTCACTAACAGGATCTCTTCTCTCTGTGCTCCAGGAGGCGTTTTCTGCTTTTCATCCCGACTTGAAATGTGTGCAGAAGTTTCTGAAACCTCTGATGATTGGAGAGCTGGCAGCGACAGAGCCCAGCCAGGACCGGGACAAAAATGTGAGCTCCATGTTACATTCTTTGAGTAAATAAACCTCACATTATTCATGTGGCAGCTTTAGTGACATGTAGAGAAACACCTGAAGTCTGTTTGAGACGGTCATATGTCTGTTTTCTTATTCATGAGTCTTACGTGGTTGGGATGTGGACAGTCAGGTTTCATTGGCTGTTAAATAACAAATACTGAGAGTACACATATTTTTCGTGAATATCTAAAGCTGGCTAATGCCTCCTTCTCTGCTCTCAGGCAGCAATCATACAGGATTTCTGCAGTTTACGCGTACAGGCAGAGAGTGATGACCTGTTTCGAGCCCAGCCTCTGTTCTTCTGTCTCCACCTTGGTCACATCCTGCTGCTTGAGGTCCTTGCCTGGCTCATCATCTGGCTCTGGGGTACTGGCTGGACACTGACACTCCTGTGCTCTGTCTTGCAGGCGATTGCTCAGGTAATGATCGTCTCTAATAAAACTATGAATCAATCTACGTGGTAAAGAAGTTGCAGTCTCTTGCTTTTAGTCGCAGGCTGGATGGCTGCAGCATGACTTCGGCCACCTGTCCGTTTTCAAGAAGTCAAGCTGGAACCACTTGTTGCAAAAGTTTCTCATCGGACATGTGAAGgtcatttgcattattttgtttgtatatgTTTATCTTCTGAAAGTGCTTTCAGGCTTAAAAGACTCTTTTCTTAGGGAGCATCTGCAAACTGGTGGAACCATCGGCATTTCCAGCATCATGCCAAACCAAATATCTTCAGTAAGGACCCTGATGTGAACATGCTGCATGTGTTTGTAGTCGGAGCGACTCAGCCGGTGGAGGCAAGTACACACAGAAAATTTAACAGATAGTTCAATCACTCTCTATACTAATATCATGTTTCTTTCTGCTCCAGTACGGCGTAAAGAAGATCAAATACATGCCCTATCATCACCAACACCAGTACTTCCTCCTCAGTATGTTTCATCCATTAATTTCAAGGAGAATCCGAGGAAACAGTGCAGGAATTATAATTTTGTTGTCTTCTTTCAGTTGGCCCACCACTCCTCATTCCAGTTTACTTCCACATTCAGGTCATTCGTACAATGATTACTCGCCATGACTGGGGGGTAAGAAGCTGttatttgattttctgtttgatttaaagatCTTTCagtcacaattttttttagataaataaagaaatgaagagcaggcattttaataaagaaaagacaATGTATATtaaatggaaatatgagaaagcttttttattaaacagaacgactgaaaaataaatgatattaaCCCTTGTCTTTGTGAAGGATCTGGCTTGGTCAATGTCTTTTTACCTTCGCTACCTGTGCTGTTATACTCCTCTGTATGGGCTCTTCGGCTCTGTGGCGCTCATCAGCTTTGTCAGGTAATGAGATAAGGTAGTATTAAGTCAAAActgttcttgaaaaaaaaaagttatgcaTCTCTGCTCAATTTAGAAATTCATCTGAGGGCAGCATCGTTGAaggcaggggcgtagctagagATTTTAgtcccccagaaagaatatcacACAGGGCCCACGCTCAACCAACTAGAtaagcaacaaatgttgtgtaatttttataaatatgtatgcattttaatgtatttttgaaccataattttgccatttatgagcaatatttttaccatggttaaactgaatttacttccactatttcacagcactggactataccatttggccatttttaagggaggagcagagccccccaagtattttattttactctgtttgacacaaatttcagtctgtggaCCGATTCATTCATTCGCTTTTTATTcgataatgacactaattactaagaaataaataaataaaaacactctttttgttgcaggcttctcaagggcccgggtaatcagtaccctttacCCCCCCATGCTACAGGGGTCAGGGGTGGGGGAATGGAGTTGTAGATTTCAGAGGGCTTGGTCAACAGAATGCGCAAATGATGGCAGAGGATAAATGTAGTCCATCACAACTTAGCAGCTCAAAACCGAACATGAAAACTTTACAACTGGAAAAACATCCCTCACAATTACCataataactataataataattataacttGCCAAATGTTCTTTGCCATAAAAAAGCTTTTCAAAGACCAAGTTTAgattctgttttgtttattggaaaaactttaaacttttaacacGTTTTGCTTGAAAACTATTGTAagttattttttgctgtttttttttaactgttatgttgtttttttatgttaagaGGTTCTGTTCTAATTCTAATTCTTTATAATTTGCCTGCAACCtttaataaagattaaaaatgatgcTTTATGATTATTCAGCAGCTGGATCTTATTTTGTAACATGATTCAATAACTGGTGTGTTGCTGTGGATGACAGGTTTTTGGAGAGTCACTGGTTCGTGTGGGTGACCCAGATGAATCACCTGCCGATGGACATTGACCACGAGAAGCACCGAGACTGGCTGACCATGCAGGTACCCTCTCGAGATAAATACAGCCTGACTGCTGTGAAAACCACCTGAAGGTGATACTGCTGATGTGttcatcttttctgtttttggacTCATCCTCTGCTTGCAGTTACAGGCCACCTGCAATATCGAGAAATCCCTCTTCAACGACTGGTTTAGTGGACACCTCAACTTCCAGATTGAACACCAGTAAGATGATGGTTGAGTGTAGGGTTCAGGAGAAAATGCTTTGCCTGTTCATAAAAAAAGATGCATCTTTCCTGTTGTGGCATTTTAATCTTGCCGTAAAGCTCCAGTGAGGAAATTTCAGTTTGCATTGGTTCTGGTGATGCCTGTATTTAGCAGTCTGTGCGTACTTTGTtctgtatatatatttaaattatcCTTTAGGAATTGATTTATTTAAGTAGGCCATaataacctagtaattttatattatttagTGGTAATTATCTCAGTAAGAGGTTGGACTTTTACTCAGTATTAACTCAGTGAGATAAAAGAATTATTTAACTAGTAATAATGCATttattatcaagtaattcctcatATTTTTTTGTGGCAATTCCCTGGTAATTAGGTAGTACTTTGCCCAAACCCTAACccgctaaccctaaccctaaccccaaccctcataatattgtggcagttctctggtaaatAACTATTTTACCAAGCCATTTCTTTGATAATTTTCCAAACAAGTAGATAGATAATTCCCAGgaaattgtctttattttagtctagtaaattaaagtgagtcccTTCTGAAAATTGTTAAGGTAAATTTTAGGATCAGGGGTTAGGGTTTCAGTAAAATACCTCCTAATTACTAGAgtattgccacaatattacaatgAATAACttaataattaatacattataaCTATATTTAAATACTTCCTTCATATAACCATATTTCTAAGTTTTTACTCTGTAAAATGTCAACTTATTACAGGGTAATCACCACCTTATTCCCGGGGAATTACTAAACACTTAGTATAAACTCATTACTTTAAATTAGAAGTTAATTGGCGCGCCAGTAGTTGAGTGGTTGGGGCGCGCGCCATGTGCGCAGGcgacctgggttcgaatccggcctgtggcactatttcctgcatgtctcttcccgctctcttccctgtttccgactctatccactgtcctatcaaataaaggcaaaaaggccaaaaataaatcttaaaaaaaaaaaaaaaaattagaaggtaattagggcccatcAAAATGAATTGTTACTGTAGTTCAGCACAAAAATGTCATCCTCTTGTCTTTTCACGTTTCACTTTATCACACAACAACAATTTTGCAATGGGAAGTTTTCAAAAAAGGCTGTTCAAGCAGCATACAGTTAATCACCCCTCATCTGACATGTACCCCAGGGTGGTTACTTTagttcataataataataatagagaaaaaatatatctttatgCTGAAAGCATCactttaatttcagtcttttaatCACACACTGAAAGTCCCTTTTGGGGTTTTAATGTACTGAAAATTAATACAACTAAAAAGTATATGGGGGTCCATTAAAATGTCCCTTTTACCtgtagtttttgtctttgaagCTCACATCTGCCTTATATACATGTGCAAAGAATGctgtaataattaaaaaataattaacgCACATTAGAATGAAGAGACATGTCACATTTTCTGCTTAAGCTCTTCACAGTTCTTTTACAAGAATTATTACAggcatttttttatatatgtaGATCAAATTAAATAACACATAATAtgcttttgttttgctgttttctgtgaagtttgtttcccacaatgcCGCGCCACAACTACCACCGGGTGGCTCCTCTGGTCCATGCTCTGTGCAAGAAACACGGGATCCCTTACCAGGTGAAAACAATGAGGCAGGGCCTCGCTGATGTTATCAGGTGAGTTCTTTTATTTTAGAGACATATTGAGGTTGctcaaagtaaaaaacaagaGCTGTGTAATAAAGCTGCAGGAGTGTACAGATGACTTGAACAAAGGATTATGGTGCGAGACAGAATGAGAAAACAGATGATAAActgcttttgttcttttttttttgggttttCAGGTCACTGAAAAACTCAGGAGACCTCTGGCTTGATGCATATCTCCATAAATGACctatttttttctacagtttcAAGGAAGGATGTTTTCTCTgttcatgtttggttgtatgATCATTATCAGTGTTCTTTaagtcagtttttgtcatttcgCTTTGCCAGATTCTGTGCTGTGCTTTTAGCACTCACAGAATTACTATGATGCCGTACAGTTATCAGAGCAGCAGTTACTATGTTATGCAGTTATGAAAAGTATGTTCTTTAATGTgatgttttgccctttatttATTATGGGATGTCTTTTTCTGATACAACATGACAAAatactttgtatttatttttcttccatAAAACTTGTACTTTCAATTCTGTTCTGATATTTTAAGGTACAATAAAAAGTAcggattgttttgttttgccacCTGTAGTATAACCaacccacagacacacacaacaaaTACCAtgtgatatcaaatatttaccaagtttatttgtaattatattctttttaaagtgtttccCATGATATTTACAACCACCCCACACATTTTTTGTAATAATTCTTTTTATCAGTACAACATACAcccatttacttttttatttttcctgcatgtctgtacagtttacactgtaaaatattaCAGACACATTACTGACAGTATCTGACTATTACTGTCATTTTCATCATGCAGGATTAAAGACACTGCCTCTGTTGCAAACACCTCAATCCTGATTATAAACATAAACGAGGTCTGGTATCAGCCAGAGGACTTAACACAGAGCTTGTTTTTTATGTATCCTGCCTGTACACTTTAGTATGAAAATTATTGGCTATATATCAGAAAATGTGTCACAATTTCTGGCACAGATTCAGAAAAGCAAAGAATTACAAGTAATTTGGTAAAAAGCTGCAATATTGAAACACACTCTCATACACATGCACGCACAAAAACTGTACATTTATCATAAGTCCCTTTCATACCACAGATTTTCAGGGGGGAAAAGACAACAAAAGCAACTGTAATTACATCATAAAACACTGAATACATACACTTTGGTtgatacaaaataaatatacCAGTAAAAACGTTTACAACATTTCAGCATGTCCTACTGAAGGTCATAATTAACAACAAGTTGATTGAAGAAGCTGCTGCAGGTCCAGATGAGGGGAGGAATAAAGATTTGTCTCACTCGATCACTCTGTGCCGCCAGAGTCGATCCTCTCCTGCCTCCTCTTCATGATCTCCTGCAGCTCCGAGCCTCCACTGGACTTCTGAAGAGGAAACGCAGCACGATTTGTTCTCATGATTTTTCTTaatgtatacattttttaattgtttgaggatccacttttcaaaaataaaaatgatttaaagctCAATAGAAGATGCACTCTTTTttcaaatgcagaaaaaaaatctaaaaaatacaaatagagAAGCAATGCTTTTTCCTTTTCACGCAAATCAAAACAAAGGGTTATTTGGCTGGATAAAAATAGataattcaacaaaaaaattagcAAATCTAAACTGTTAGCAGAGACAATCAAGTAgcttgaaaacagtcaaatcaattaatatgcaagtattcaagGAATAAAGACAGCTTACACTGCATAATGACTacaaaatctcaaaatgcaCATTGAGTTTGTTTAATAGCCTGATAAACAAATagggccgcccataagggggaaaaaagggatATCTTTCTGTGCCCCAACTGCTAAAGGGGGGCATAAAGACAATCTATAACCTTGTTAATCCTTGACATAAGAAATTCAAGTATATATAATAAAAGCAGCCAGTTTCATAATAGTCTTTGCTTTTGTATGTACAGATAAGGACTAAATTATTAGTCCcctttaaaaatttaattttttattaagTATTTCCCAATTCCCTGTTAAatagagaaaatattttttaacagcttttaaaaattcctagttttattttagatgcttacattattttgctttgcacacagaaagaaaataatttcgcataaaacaaaaattaccAGGGGTAAAATTATTAGCCCCTTTAGAACTGATCTTTTTGTTGAACCATAGCATAAACCACTGTAGAGCAATGatgttattttaactttttcatgatcaaagcttgtaaaattaagttaaaactgagggttatcttccaATTTACACGTAAAAAAACTTCAGTAAAGGTTTGAGCTGCTACTGAGAAAGCATTGTGGTAAAAACGAAAGAAATCAGATTGGagttgagaaaaagaattgttgcaAAACCTGAGGCGGATACACACATATCTCAGTATTTCCaagagtcaagaactggagtgagaagtatcaTAAAGAAATTCTAAGTGAGCCACACAGCACTGAACAAGTCTGACAGAGGAAGATTTCAacgactctggaaagaaaataagagaGATGCGTCTAAAAACCctagaacaactgccaagagaACAGTGAATGACTCAGCCCAGTCAGGGATCATAGTTTCTCAATCATAGTCTCAAAGACAATAATTGCTAGTGCTCTGAACAGGCAAGGCAATGACCACTTGGAAATAAAACTACTTATAAAGGAAattttttgagtgctgactCCTCAGTTTTGtaagtctttttttgttgtgcaCCTTAAGAAGTTTATTGTTGAAATgggcccatttttttccatctttgctAATAATTTTATCCTAATCTGTAGAGGTTGGTGGAAAGGTTATGCAACAGAGGTGCATGGCAAAAGAACATGCAGCCAATGGCAGAGACTGAGATACAGAAACAGAACAGCAGCACTGCATACTTCCTTATGTAGCAGTCTTGATGTTACATCCAGCATTCCCATAGCGATGATAAACATTTTCTGCCTGTCACAACTGCCTTGTCATGCCAACTGCATTGATGGACTAATGGTCCATCAATACAACTTCCAAATTACTAATTATTTGAGGTAATGTAAGAACTCAACTAAAAACATAGATAGGATAGTGggagtcattttttaaattaatgtagaCACTTAAGTACAAAATTCTACATAATGTACCTTTAATTATGTGCAGTATGAGTAACAGACTAAACATTTCTCAAACCACTTTGACCTTCTCTGACCTTTTCAAAGGCTGTATTACTGCTCAACAGTGCCCTATTATAATGCATTTAATTATATTCCAGTAATTTTTAATACCAATTAATTACATAATGAGTAAGAGATGATTAAAGACTTTAATAGAGCCTAATTAACTAGTCTCCTTCACAAGTAAGCCACAAGCTTCCTACATTCCCCAAACTTCACATTTAGTTTAGGACTTATCGACTGTTTGTTGTGATGGGAcacttttggtgtttttatttgtcttttcaCTTATTCTGCATAACTGCCAGTTAAAGTGATATTATCTCTGTGGGGAGTTGTTTGTTAGATAAGCAGTTTTCTTTTAACAGCTCATCATTAATTATACAGTTCTCAAGTGTAATTAAAAAGCACACACCCATATTTCAAACTGCACCTGTAATATTGTGACAGCTGACAGCAGCTTTAATATACTCACCTCACATGTCCTCACATGCCCAAATAGGGGCTGATAGATCAAACGTGCTCATTGCTAATATCTTTTTATGactatttagattttatttatgGGTTTTGTCTTTTCCTTATGTTGACTTAAATACATTTGTCTTAATGAAAAGCTAAAAACCAGGAGTTAAAGTGAGTGACTGACCTCAAGCTCTGTTTTCTGCACCGTGACTTGAGAGTACACCCGACTTCCTTCCTCTCCACACACCGCCTTCAGCTCTTCTTTGTTGAGAGAAAACAGCTGAGCTCCAGTCAGGATCCCCAGACATTCAACAGTACTGCAGCCAAGAAAGTCCAAGAAAGACCTTCTATTAACTAAATGTTACAAATCGATCAATCTTTTCAACAAATTTCACATAACATCCActagaaacatgaacaaaggaTTTTAGTTGTGACTGCTCTATTTTAACAGAATTGAGCCATTAAGATGATCAACATTATAAGGAAaagatggtttaaaaatggcatttcAAAGCTTTCTCACACCTGCTTTCTTAAAGCAACTTAAACAGctaaaaatctttaaacaagAAATGTGCACAGCATTGTTGTTGATCTACATACATTTTTACAActcttctctgaatcagcaCTGATCATAATTCAGCAACACGTGTTGGATTGAGTACAAAATGAGTATATTTGGTCAGTAAAACACTTAGCTGGCAAGTCTGGGTGCATTAAGTTAAATGCTTGCATCATGGAGATTACTGTGTGCTCTACAGACTGTTTCTGTGAAACTCGCTTTACAAATCAACTCAATTTGACGTGTCAACACAAGGCGCCACTGTGACTCAGAAGGTAGAGTTGGTCTTCTCTAAACTGGAAGCTCTGGGAATTGATCCTGAGCTCTTGAGATCACATGGTAATTGTACGTTGGCAAGACTTCAAATTGCTCTCATGTTAGTGGCATGTCAGTGTATGAATGCATGAGAATGGGATCAttcctgatggtcactctgaatTTGAAACTTCTCCCCTTGAGATTAGAAGGTATGAGTGAGTGAGTACCTGTAGTAAAGGaaatttttgttgcttcttggcaataaatcttatactgttggaaaggctatttattcttcttttaaaaggtgccaaatttgtaaggaacatgcatttatgggatgagcagcagagctgagtatgtggtttgtgcccatgaaaaatttgtcaaatcttttCCACCAATACCAAACAGCGTATTTTACTGTTGCTCTTGACTTTTGTTTTAAGCTCCTGGTACCagcaggtgctgacaatcaggtgcctgattgtcaCCATTGGAGGGAATCTCAATGCAGggagatatcgagatgagattctgcaaccagtggcaatcccatatctccacaatctccacaaaaaaatgcataaaatgggta
The sequence above is a segment of the Cheilinus undulatus linkage group 9, ASM1832078v1, whole genome shotgun sequence genome. Coding sequences within it:
- the fads2 gene encoding acyl-CoA 6-desaturase; the protein is MGGGGQLPEPGEGSSAGVYTWEEVQCHCSRDDQWLVINRKVYNITQWAKRHPGGFRVISHYAGEDATEAFSAFHPDLKCVQKFLKPLMIGELAATEPSQDRDKNAAIIQDFCSLRVQAESDDLFRAQPLFFCLHLGHILLLEVLAWLIIWLWGTGWTLTLLCSVLQAIAQSQAGWLQHDFGHLSVFKKSSWNHLLQKFLIGHVKGASANWWNHRHFQHHAKPNIFSKDPDVNMLHVFVVGATQPVEYGVKKIKYMPYHHQHQYFLLIGPPLLIPVYFHIQVIRTMITRHDWGDLAWSMSFYLRYLCCYTPLYGLFGSVALISFVRFLESHWFVWVTQMNHLPMDIDHEKHRDWLTMQLQATCNIEKSLFNDWFSGHLNFQIEHHLFPTMPRHNYHRVAPLVHALCKKHGIPYQVKTMRQGLADVIRSLKNSGDLWLDAYLHK